One genomic region from Branchiostoma lanceolatum isolate klBraLanc5 chromosome 7, klBraLanc5.hap2, whole genome shotgun sequence encodes:
- the LOC136438044 gene encoding uncharacterized protein isoform X5 → MYYYSSLFVTQHFTDFGELAFSIKRNFLIGLSTEPPCVTWTNLTRPDAGIHKPIRSPDSWTLCSSNLRAKKRHFCMATHEVNYVVVEQYMQELNMNDRTEKMETEEEDKILGNSDDEDKDPPNVNNTPSYTRTPPTRLSVNNTPSYTRTPPTRPKSQWLKETEPGKRHFDEENEDLCWACNGVGHYQRECPSVPKKRRGGGGRRGGGGGRRGGGGGRGGGGGRGGGGGRGGGGGHGGGGWGPSFTFYF, encoded by the exons ATGTATTACTATTCAAGTCTTTTTGTGACACAACATTTTACCGACTTTGGCGAGCttgcattttcaatcaaaagAAACTTTCTAATCGGTCTCTCCACGGAACCCCCTTGCGTGACTTGGACGAATCTAACTCGCCCTGACGCGGGTATTCATAAGCCAATCAGATCTCCTGATTCTTGGACACTCTGCTCATCAAATCTTCGCGCCAAAAAACGACACTTTTGCATGGCGACGCACGAAGTGAACTACGTTGTAGTGGAGCAGTATATGCAAG AGCTCAACATGAATGACAGGACGGAAAAGATGGAAACGGAGGAGGAGGACAAGATTCTGGGCAACAGCGACGA TGAGGACAAAGATCCTCCAAA TGTCAACAACACACCTAGCTATACGCGTACGCCTCCGACTCGTCTGAG TGTCAACAACACACCTAGCTATACGCGTACGCCTCCGACTCGTCCAAA AAGCCAGTGGCTGAAGGAAACAGAACC AGGAAAGCGTCACTTTGACGAAGAAAACGAAGA CCTTTGCTGGGCCTGCAATGGGGTTGGGCACTACCAGAGGGAGTGCCCAAGTGTGCCCAA GAAACGACGCGGTGGAGGAGGGCGGCGCGGTGGTGGAGGAGGGCGGCGCGGTGGTGGAGGAGGGCGCGGTGGTGGAGGAGGGCGCGGTGGTGGAGGAGGGCGCGGTGGTGGAGGAGGGCATGGTGGAGGAGGGTGGGGCCCCTCCTTCACCTTCTACTTTTAA
- the LOC136438044 gene encoding uncharacterized protein isoform X3 — translation MYYYSSLFVTQHFTDFGELAFSIKRNFLIGLSTEPPCVTWTNLTRPDAGIHKPIRSPDSWTLCSSNLRAKKRHFCMATHEVNYVVVEQYMQELNMNDRTEKMETEEEDKILGNSDDEDKDPPNVNNTPSYTRTPPTRLSVNNTPSYTRTPPTRPKSQWLKETEPRGKRHFDEENEDLCWACNGVGHYQRECPSVPKKRRGGGGRRGGGGGRRGGGGGRGGGGGRGGGGGRGGGGGHGGGGWGPSFTFYF, via the exons ATGTATTACTATTCAAGTCTTTTTGTGACACAACATTTTACCGACTTTGGCGAGCttgcattttcaatcaaaagAAACTTTCTAATCGGTCTCTCCACGGAACCCCCTTGCGTGACTTGGACGAATCTAACTCGCCCTGACGCGGGTATTCATAAGCCAATCAGATCTCCTGATTCTTGGACACTCTGCTCATCAAATCTTCGCGCCAAAAAACGACACTTTTGCATGGCGACGCACGAAGTGAACTACGTTGTAGTGGAGCAGTATATGCAAG AGCTCAACATGAATGACAGGACGGAAAAGATGGAAACGGAGGAGGAGGACAAGATTCTGGGCAACAGCGACGA TGAGGACAAAGATCCTCCAAA TGTCAACAACACACCTAGCTATACGCGTACGCCTCCGACTCGTCTGAG TGTCAACAACACACCTAGCTATACGCGTACGCCTCCGACTCGTCCAAA AAGCCAGTGGCTGAAGGAAACAGAACC CAGAGGAAAGCGTCACTTTGACGAAGAAAACGAAGA CCTTTGCTGGGCCTGCAATGGGGTTGGGCACTACCAGAGGGAGTGCCCAAGTGTGCCCAA GAAACGACGCGGTGGAGGAGGGCGGCGCGGTGGTGGAGGAGGGCGGCGCGGTGGTGGAGGAGGGCGCGGTGGTGGAGGAGGGCGCGGTGGTGGAGGAGGGCGCGGTGGTGGAGGAGGGCATGGTGGAGGAGGGTGGGGCCCCTCCTTCACCTTCTACTTTTAA
- the LOC136438044 gene encoding uncharacterized protein isoform X9 produces the protein MNDRTEKMETEEEDKILGNSDDEDKDPPKSQWLKETEPRGKRHFDEENEDLCWACNGVGHYQRECPSVPKKRRGGGGRRGGGGGRRGGGGGRGGGGGRGGGGGRGGGGGHGGGGWGPSFTFYF, from the exons ATGAATGACAGGACGGAAAAGATGGAAACGGAGGAGGAGGACAAGATTCTGGGCAACAGCGACGA TGAGGACAAAGATCCTCCAAA AAGCCAGTGGCTGAAGGAAACAGAACC CAGAGGAAAGCGTCACTTTGACGAAGAAAACGAAGA CCTTTGCTGGGCCTGCAATGGGGTTGGGCACTACCAGAGGGAGTGCCCAAGTGTGCCCAA GAAACGACGCGGTGGAGGAGGGCGGCGCGGTGGTGGAGGAGGGCGGCGCGGTGGTGGAGGAGGGCGCGGTGGTGGAGGAGGGCGCGGTGGTGGAGGAGGGCGCGGTGGTGGAGGAGGGCATGGTGGAGGAGGGTGGGGCCCCTCCTTCACCTTCTACTTTTAA
- the LOC136438044 gene encoding uncharacterized protein isoform X7, whose protein sequence is MYYYSSLFVTQHFTDFGELAFSIKRNFLIGLSTEPPCVTWTNLTRPDAGIHKPIRSPDSWTLCSSNLRAKKRHFCMATHEVNYVVVEQYMQELNMNDRTEKMETEEEDKILGNSDDEDKDPPKSQWLKETEPGKRHFDEENEDLCWACNGVGHYQRECPSVPKKRRGGGGRRGGGGGRRGGGGGRGGGGGRGGGGGRGGGGGHGGGGWGPSFTFYF, encoded by the exons ATGTATTACTATTCAAGTCTTTTTGTGACACAACATTTTACCGACTTTGGCGAGCttgcattttcaatcaaaagAAACTTTCTAATCGGTCTCTCCACGGAACCCCCTTGCGTGACTTGGACGAATCTAACTCGCCCTGACGCGGGTATTCATAAGCCAATCAGATCTCCTGATTCTTGGACACTCTGCTCATCAAATCTTCGCGCCAAAAAACGACACTTTTGCATGGCGACGCACGAAGTGAACTACGTTGTAGTGGAGCAGTATATGCAAG AGCTCAACATGAATGACAGGACGGAAAAGATGGAAACGGAGGAGGAGGACAAGATTCTGGGCAACAGCGACGA TGAGGACAAAGATCCTCCAAA AAGCCAGTGGCTGAAGGAAACAGAACC AGGAAAGCGTCACTTTGACGAAGAAAACGAAGA CCTTTGCTGGGCCTGCAATGGGGTTGGGCACTACCAGAGGGAGTGCCCAAGTGTGCCCAA GAAACGACGCGGTGGAGGAGGGCGGCGCGGTGGTGGAGGAGGGCGGCGCGGTGGTGGAGGAGGGCGCGGTGGTGGAGGAGGGCGCGGTGGTGGAGGAGGGCGCGGTGGTGGAGGAGGGCATGGTGGAGGAGGGTGGGGCCCCTCCTTCACCTTCTACTTTTAA
- the LOC136438044 gene encoding RNA-binding protein FUS-like isoform X1 translates to MYYYSSLFVTQHFTDFGELAFSIKRNFLIGLSTEPPCVTWTNLTRPDAGIHKPIRSPDSWTLCSSNLRAKKRHFCMATHEVNYVVVEQYMQELNMNDRTEKMETEEEDKILGNSDDEDKDPPNVNNTPSYTRTPPTRLSVNNTPSYTRTPPTRPNVNNTPSYTRTPPTRPKSQWLKETEPRGKRHFDEENEDLCWACNGVGHYQRECPSVPKKRRGGGGRRGGGGGRRGGGGGRGGGGGRGGGGGRGGGGGHGGGGWGPSFTFYF, encoded by the exons ATGTATTACTATTCAAGTCTTTTTGTGACACAACATTTTACCGACTTTGGCGAGCttgcattttcaatcaaaagAAACTTTCTAATCGGTCTCTCCACGGAACCCCCTTGCGTGACTTGGACGAATCTAACTCGCCCTGACGCGGGTATTCATAAGCCAATCAGATCTCCTGATTCTTGGACACTCTGCTCATCAAATCTTCGCGCCAAAAAACGACACTTTTGCATGGCGACGCACGAAGTGAACTACGTTGTAGTGGAGCAGTATATGCAAG AGCTCAACATGAATGACAGGACGGAAAAGATGGAAACGGAGGAGGAGGACAAGATTCTGGGCAACAGCGACGA TGAGGACAAAGATCCTCCAAA TGTCAACAACACACCTAGCTATACGCGTACGCCTCCGACTCGTCTGAG TGTCAACAACACACCTAGCTATACGCGTACGCCTCCGACTCGTCCAAA TGTCAACAACACACCTAGCTATACGCGTACGCCTCCGACTCGTCCAAA AAGCCAGTGGCTGAAGGAAACAGAACC CAGAGGAAAGCGTCACTTTGACGAAGAAAACGAAGA CCTTTGCTGGGCCTGCAATGGGGTTGGGCACTACCAGAGGGAGTGCCCAAGTGTGCCCAA GAAACGACGCGGTGGAGGAGGGCGGCGCGGTGGTGGAGGAGGGCGGCGCGGTGGTGGAGGAGGGCGCGGTGGTGGAGGAGGGCGCGGTGGTGGAGGAGGGCGCGGTGGTGGAGGAGGGCATGGTGGAGGAGGGTGGGGCCCCTCCTTCACCTTCTACTTTTAA
- the LOC136438044 gene encoding uncharacterized protein isoform X2, with translation MYYYSSLFVTQHFTDFGELAFSIKRNFLIGLSTEPPCVTWTNLTRPDAGIHKPIRSPDSWTLCSSNLRAKKRHFCMATHEVNYVVVEQYMQELNMNDRTEKMETEEEDKILGNSDDEDKDPPNVNNTPSYTRTPPTRLSVNNTPSYTRTPPTRPNVNNTPSYTRTPPTRPKSQWLKETEPGKRHFDEENEDLCWACNGVGHYQRECPSVPKKRRGGGGRRGGGGGRRGGGGGRGGGGGRGGGGGRGGGGGHGGGGWGPSFTFYF, from the exons ATGTATTACTATTCAAGTCTTTTTGTGACACAACATTTTACCGACTTTGGCGAGCttgcattttcaatcaaaagAAACTTTCTAATCGGTCTCTCCACGGAACCCCCTTGCGTGACTTGGACGAATCTAACTCGCCCTGACGCGGGTATTCATAAGCCAATCAGATCTCCTGATTCTTGGACACTCTGCTCATCAAATCTTCGCGCCAAAAAACGACACTTTTGCATGGCGACGCACGAAGTGAACTACGTTGTAGTGGAGCAGTATATGCAAG AGCTCAACATGAATGACAGGACGGAAAAGATGGAAACGGAGGAGGAGGACAAGATTCTGGGCAACAGCGACGA TGAGGACAAAGATCCTCCAAA TGTCAACAACACACCTAGCTATACGCGTACGCCTCCGACTCGTCTGAG TGTCAACAACACACCTAGCTATACGCGTACGCCTCCGACTCGTCCAAA TGTCAACAACACACCTAGCTATACGCGTACGCCTCCGACTCGTCCAAA AAGCCAGTGGCTGAAGGAAACAGAACC AGGAAAGCGTCACTTTGACGAAGAAAACGAAGA CCTTTGCTGGGCCTGCAATGGGGTTGGGCACTACCAGAGGGAGTGCCCAAGTGTGCCCAA GAAACGACGCGGTGGAGGAGGGCGGCGCGGTGGTGGAGGAGGGCGGCGCGGTGGTGGAGGAGGGCGCGGTGGTGGAGGAGGGCGCGGTGGTGGAGGAGGGCGCGGTGGTGGAGGAGGGCATGGTGGAGGAGGGTGGGGCCCCTCCTTCACCTTCTACTTTTAA
- the LOC136438044 gene encoding uncharacterized protein isoform X8, whose translation MNDRTEKMETEEEDKILGNSDDEDKDPPNVNNTPSYTRTPPTRLSVNNTPSYTRTPPTRPNVNNTPSYTRTPPTRPKSQWLKETEPRGKRHFDEENEDLCWACNGVGHYQRECPSVPKKRRGGGGRRGGGGGRRGGGGGRGGGGGRGGGGGRGGGGGHGGGGWGPSFTFYF comes from the exons ATGAATGACAGGACGGAAAAGATGGAAACGGAGGAGGAGGACAAGATTCTGGGCAACAGCGACGA TGAGGACAAAGATCCTCCAAA TGTCAACAACACACCTAGCTATACGCGTACGCCTCCGACTCGTCTGAG TGTCAACAACACACCTAGCTATACGCGTACGCCTCCGACTCGTCCAAA TGTCAACAACACACCTAGCTATACGCGTACGCCTCCGACTCGTCCAAA AAGCCAGTGGCTGAAGGAAACAGAACC CAGAGGAAAGCGTCACTTTGACGAAGAAAACGAAGA CCTTTGCTGGGCCTGCAATGGGGTTGGGCACTACCAGAGGGAGTGCCCAAGTGTGCCCAA GAAACGACGCGGTGGAGGAGGGCGGCGCGGTGGTGGAGGAGGGCGGCGCGGTGGTGGAGGAGGGCGCGGTGGTGGAGGAGGGCGCGGTGGTGGAGGAGGGCGCGGTGGTGGAGGAGGGCATGGTGGAGGAGGGTGGGGCCCCTCCTTCACCTTCTACTTTTAA